One window of the Candidatus Binatia bacterium genome contains the following:
- the lepB gene encoding signal peptidase I, protein MTNGSSVAAARARARTKSTLREYLEAIILAIVLTIVIRGLVLQAFRIPTGSMEDTLQVGDFLFVNKMVYGSEIDIGFGGERFFYYRFPTIREPKPGDVIVFRYPEDPSRDFIKRCVAVAGQTIEIRDKVLYVDGKAPVEPYVVHKDPRILPRENDQRDNFGPYVVPQGHLFMMGDNRDNSHDSRYWGALPRELVKGKAMFIYWSWDQDRRLPRLNRIFRPIH, encoded by the coding sequence ATGACCAACGGATCCTCCGTGGCGGCCGCCCGCGCGCGGGCCCGCACGAAGTCGACCCTCCGCGAATACCTCGAAGCGATCATTCTGGCGATCGTCCTCACGATCGTCATCCGCGGCCTGGTCCTCCAGGCCTTCCGCATCCCGACCGGCTCGATGGAGGACACGCTGCAGGTCGGCGACTTCCTCTTCGTGAACAAGATGGTCTACGGCTCGGAGATCGACATCGGCTTCGGCGGCGAGCGCTTCTTCTACTACCGCTTTCCCACGATCCGAGAGCCGAAGCCGGGGGACGTGATCGTCTTCCGCTATCCGGAGGATCCCTCGCGGGACTTCATCAAGCGCTGCGTGGCGGTCGCGGGGCAGACCATCGAGATCCGGGACAAGGTGCTCTACGTGGACGGCAAGGCGCCCGTGGAGCCCTACGTCGTCCACAAGGACCCGCGGATCCTTCCGCGCGAAAACGACCAGCGCGACAACTTCGGCCCCTACGTCGTGCCGCAGGGGCACCTCTTCATGATGGGCGACAACCGCGACAACAGCCATGACAGCCGATACTGGGGGGCCTTGCCGCGCGAGCTGGTCAAGGGGAAGGCGATGTTCATCTACTGGTCGTGGGATCAGGACCGGCGGCTGCCGCGGCTGAACCGTATCTTCCGGCCGATACACTGA
- the lepA gene encoding translation elongation factor 4: MATPRDYVRNFCIIAHIDHGKSTLADRLLDLTGAVPKGKMKEQVLDNMDLEREKGITIKSHAITMSYKARDGRTYTLNLIDTPGHVDFTYEVSRSLAACEGAILVVDASQGVEAQTISNLYLAQEQKLTIVPVLNKVDLPAAMPDETALEVAQLLHVEPEECIRVSAKEGLNVGAVLEAIVQRIPPPADESDLPLQALIFDSVFDQFRGVIVYVRVVCGRIRTGDAVRMFSTGKRHEVLEVGTLRLGLDPREELVAGDVGYVIANIKVVADAKVGDTITNDDYPAPEMLPGYRPVKPMVFSGLYPIEQESYVELKESLAKLQLNDAALSYEPETSLALGFGFRCGFLGLLHMEIVQERLSREYGVDLIATVPSVEYHVMKTDGEVVVVENPALMPPAGSIEGIDEPYVRAQVVVPVEYVGNIMKLAQDRRGIYHGIEYPSPERAHLTYELPLAEIVLDFYDRLKSISRGYASLDYELAGYKPAELVKMDVLLNGDPVDALSVIVHREKAYDWGREISVKLKELIPRQMFPIAIQAAIGGQVIARETISALRKNVIAKCYGGDISRKRKLLEKQKEGKQRMKQVGTVRIPQEAFLAVLKVER; this comes from the coding sequence ATGGCCACCCCCCGCGACTACGTTCGCAACTTCTGCATCATCGCGCACATCGACCACGGGAAATCCACGCTGGCCGACCGGCTGCTCGACCTGACGGGCGCCGTCCCCAAGGGGAAGATGAAGGAGCAGGTTCTGGACAACATGGACCTGGAGCGCGAGAAGGGGATCACCATCAAGTCCCACGCGATCACGATGAGCTACAAGGCCAGGGACGGCCGCACCTACACGCTCAACCTGATCGACACGCCGGGGCACGTGGACTTCACCTACGAAGTGTCGCGGAGCCTCGCCGCCTGCGAGGGGGCGATCCTCGTGGTGGATGCCTCCCAGGGCGTGGAGGCGCAGACGATCTCCAATCTCTACCTCGCGCAGGAGCAGAAGCTCACGATCGTCCCGGTGCTGAACAAGGTGGACCTGCCCGCGGCGATGCCCGACGAGACGGCGCTCGAGGTGGCGCAGCTCCTCCACGTGGAGCCGGAGGAGTGCATCCGCGTCTCGGCCAAGGAAGGGTTGAACGTCGGGGCGGTGCTCGAGGCGATCGTGCAGCGGATCCCGCCGCCCGCCGACGAATCCGACCTCCCGCTCCAGGCGCTCATTTTCGACAGCGTCTTCGACCAGTTCCGCGGCGTGATCGTCTACGTGCGCGTGGTGTGCGGTCGGATCCGGACCGGCGACGCGGTGCGGATGTTCTCGACCGGGAAGCGCCACGAGGTGCTCGAGGTGGGGACGCTCCGCCTGGGCCTGGATCCCCGCGAGGAGCTGGTCGCGGGCGACGTGGGCTACGTGATCGCGAACATCAAGGTGGTCGCCGACGCCAAGGTGGGCGACACGATCACCAACGACGATTATCCCGCGCCCGAGATGCTGCCCGGCTACCGGCCGGTGAAGCCGATGGTCTTCTCGGGGCTCTACCCGATCGAGCAGGAGAGCTACGTCGAGCTGAAGGAATCGCTCGCCAAGCTCCAGCTGAACGACGCCGCGCTGAGCTACGAGCCGGAGACCTCGCTCGCGCTGGGCTTCGGCTTCCGGTGCGGCTTCCTGGGACTCCTCCACATGGAGATCGTGCAGGAGCGGCTCTCCCGCGAGTATGGCGTGGACCTGATCGCCACCGTGCCGAGCGTGGAGTACCACGTGATGAAGACCGACGGCGAGGTGGTGGTCGTCGAGAACCCGGCGCTGATGCCGCCGGCCGGCTCGATCGAGGGGATCGACGAGCCCTACGTCCGCGCGCAGGTCGTGGTCCCGGTCGAGTACGTGGGGAACATCATGAAGCTGGCGCAGGATCGTCGCGGGATCTACCACGGGATCGAATACCCCAGCCCCGAGCGCGCGCACCTCACCTACGAGCTTCCGCTCGCCGAGATCGTCCTCGATTTCTATGATCGCCTGAAGTCGATCAGCCGGGGCTACGCCTCCCTCGACTACGAGCTGGCGGGGTACAAACCGGCCGAGCTGGTGAAGATGGACGTGCTTCTGAACGGCGATCCGGTGGACGCGCTCTCGGTGATCGTCCACCGCGAGAAGGCGTACGATTGGGGGCGCGAGATCAGCGTGAAGCTCAAGGAGCTGATCCCCCGGCAGATGTTCCCGATCGCGATCCAGGCGGCCATCGGCGGCCAGGTGATCGCGCGCGAGACCATCTCGGCGCTCCGGAAGAACGTGATCGCCAAGTGCTACGGCGGCGACATCAGCCGCAAGCGGAAGCTCCTCGAGAAGCAGAAGGAAGGGAAGCAGCGGATGAAGCAGGTGGGCACGGTCCGCATTCCTCAGGAAGCCTTCCTGGCGGTGCTCAAGGTGGAGCGCTAG